One Halovivax ruber XH-70 genomic region harbors:
- a CDS encoding homoserine dehydrogenase, with amino-acid sequence MAGHRLAIAGAGSVGRSVAELAGQYGHQVVGIADSTGAMVADSTGGAPADSTSEATAGSSGEAAADSSGATTDDIGIDVASALARKERGEPVGDAAPEAIFEVDYDVLIEATPTTLGDAEPGFGHARRALAADCHVVLANKGPVAERYDELQRLAGASAGRVRFEATVGGAIPVCSTIEDLTPDAVTAVRGVLNGTANFVLSRMATEGLDYEHVLAEAQGMGVAEADPSFDVDGTDAALKFVILANVLADDGFSLEDADVTGIDDVPRSALELAAEDGQTIRLVGEATREGVSVGPRLVPEHGPLAVSGTRNIVQFETEYAGTLHNSGAGAGGPETATAVLADIGRLPSL; translated from the coding sequence ATGGCCGGCCACCGTCTCGCGATCGCCGGTGCCGGTTCCGTCGGCCGCTCGGTTGCCGAACTGGCAGGCCAGTACGGCCACCAGGTCGTGGGGATCGCCGATTCGACCGGTGCGATGGTCGCCGACTCGACAGGTGGAGCGCCTGCCGACTCGACCAGTGAGGCGACAGCTGGCTCGTCCGGTGAGGCGGCTGCCGATTCGTCCGGCGCGACGACCGACGATATCGGTATCGACGTCGCGTCGGCCCTGGCGCGCAAGGAGCGCGGCGAACCGGTCGGCGACGCCGCGCCCGAGGCCATCTTCGAGGTCGACTACGACGTCCTGATCGAGGCGACGCCGACGACCCTCGGCGACGCCGAGCCCGGATTCGGCCACGCCCGACGGGCGCTCGCCGCCGACTGCCACGTCGTCCTGGCGAACAAGGGCCCCGTCGCCGAGCGTTATGACGAGTTACAGCGACTCGCCGGGGCAAGTGCCGGTCGCGTTCGATTCGAGGCGACCGTCGGCGGGGCGATCCCGGTCTGCTCGACGATCGAGGACCTGACACCGGACGCCGTGACCGCCGTTCGCGGTGTACTCAACGGGACGGCCAACTTCGTCCTCAGTCGGATGGCGACCGAGGGACTCGACTACGAGCACGTCCTGGCCGAGGCCCAGGGTATGGGCGTCGCCGAGGCGGACCCGTCGTTCGACGTCGACGGCACGGACGCCGCCCTGAAGTTCGTGATTCTGGCGAACGTCCTCGCGGACGACGGGTTCTCGCTCGAGGATGCCGACGTGACCGGTATCGATGACGTGCCACGGAGCGCGCTCGAGCTGGCCGCCGAAGACGGGCAGACGATCCGTCTCGTCGGTGAAGCTACTCGGGAGGGCGTCAGCGTCGGTCCCCGGCTGGTCCCCGAACACGGCCCGCTGGCGGTCAGCGGGACGCGAAACATCGTCCAGTTCGAGACCGAATACGCGGGCACGTTACACAACAGCGGCGCCGGTGCTGGTGGCCCCGAGACGGCGACTGCAGTGCTCGCGGACATCGGCCGGTTGCCGTCGCTGTAA
- a CDS encoding NifU family protein: protein MTASESETSDSLRDRVERWLATQMPIIQMHGGTSAVRTADAETGEVVIELGGGCRGCSVSDVTTGNIQAELLTWDEIEDVTIRVPDAREQLGGPEQAESIMGIDRTEGGRGDWGSSNPGKDHL from the coding sequence ATGACAGCGTCCGAGTCGGAGACGTCGGACTCGCTTCGCGATCGCGTCGAGCGCTGGCTCGCGACGCAGATGCCGATCATCCAGATGCACGGCGGGACGAGCGCCGTCAGGACGGCCGACGCCGAGACCGGCGAAGTCGTGATCGAGCTCGGTGGCGGCTGTCGCGGCTGCTCGGTCAGCGACGTGACGACGGGGAACATCCAGGCCGAACTCCTCACGTGGGACGAGATCGAGGACGTCACCATCAGGGTCCCCGATGCGCGCGAGCAACTCGGCGGTCCAGAGCAAGCCGAGTCGATCATGGGGATCGATCGAACCGAAGGTGGCCGCGGCGACTGGGGCTCGTCGAACCCAGGGAAGGATCACCTGTAG
- a CDS encoding ACT domain-containing protein, giving the protein MSDENGGSATTVRSTADDEHAAYTIRLELEDEPGRLQHALGPITEHGANLRSIHHERDKRTPRGTIPVEIDLSCPPAQFDGLVERLEAAGVPIIQAGERRYDRTVNVVLIGHLVDSDLSETLARIEAFGRASVVDVSLAAPEGTEGASCARLQLAVEDNSVADALAAVGEVAAEKDLTVVEPLIGGRS; this is encoded by the coding sequence ATGAGTGACGAGAACGGCGGGAGTGCGACGACAGTACGGTCGACAGCCGACGACGAGCACGCCGCGTACACGATCCGTCTCGAACTCGAGGACGAACCGGGGCGATTGCAACACGCGCTCGGGCCGATCACCGAGCACGGCGCGAATCTGCGATCGATCCACCACGAGCGTGACAAACGAACGCCGCGCGGGACGATTCCGGTCGAGATCGACCTGTCGTGTCCGCCCGCGCAGTTCGACGGACTGGTCGAGCGTCTCGAGGCGGCGGGCGTCCCGATCATCCAGGCGGGGGAGCGACGCTACGACCGAACGGTCAACGTCGTGCTGATCGGACACCTGGTCGATTCCGACCTCTCTGAGACGCTCGCCCGCATCGAGGCATTCGGTCGAGCTTCGGTCGTCGACGTCTCGCTCGCCGCGCCGGAGGGGACCGAGGGCGCCTCCTGCGCCCGCCTGCAACTGGCCGTCGAGGACAACTCGGTCGCCGACGCGCTCGCCGCGGTCGGCGAGGTCGCCGCCGAGAAGGACCTCACCGTCGTCGAGCCGCTCATCGGGGGTCGGTCGTAA